The Halomicronema hongdechloris C2206 genome includes a window with the following:
- a CDS encoding VUT family protein, with protein MRKQHLINAAIYIMATLGANYTAAWFIPFPVFGQVAVGTFIFGITFTQRDRLHAGGRGWVYGTIALAALANVAMSVLLDVPMRIIAASFLAIVLAETADTEVYQKLLRYPWLLRVAGSNAVSVPLDTLLFTLIAFAGVLSTGEIVSLLFGETLTKYVIGAVVALWREGKLVWQQS; from the coding sequence ATGCGAAAACAGCATCTCATCAATGCTGCCATCTATATCATGGCTACCCTAGGGGCTAACTACACGGCGGCGTGGTTCATTCCGTTTCCGGTCTTCGGCCAAGTGGCTGTGGGTACCTTTATCTTCGGCATCACCTTTACTCAGCGGGATCGATTACATGCCGGCGGACGTGGTTGGGTCTATGGCACTATTGCCTTGGCAGCCCTGGCCAATGTAGCCATGAGCGTCCTGCTAGATGTGCCCATGCGGATCATTGCCGCTAGCTTCTTGGCCATCGTGCTGGCAGAGACGGCGGATACGGAGGTCTACCAAAAGCTGCTGCGCTATCCCTGGTTGCTGCGGGTGGCTGGCAGTAATGCGGTCTCGGTGCCCCTGGATACTCTGCTATTTACTCTGATTGCCTTTGCTGGAGTGCTCTCCACTGGCGAAATAGTCTCGCTGTTGTTTGGAGAAACCCTGACCAAGTATGTCATTGGGGCTGTGGTTGCCCTATGGCGGGAGGGGAAGTTAGTGTGGCAGCAATCCTAA
- the cofH gene encoding 7,8-didemethyl-8-hydroxy-5-deazariboflavin synthase subunit CofH — protein MGLMVEAILQSAIAGDDISAAAGECLLRQRDPAMVAAIRSTADVLRRRQAGDTVTYVVNRNINYTNICEQHCNFCAFRRDAGQGGAYWLSWETIWAKTREAVQQGATEICMQGGLNPEAQIDGSALAYYLQLARTIKAEFPQLHLHGFSPQEVQFIARQDDISYSQVLETLQEAGVGSLPGTAAEVLDDSVRRILCPEKINTATWLEIVGLAHEIGLPTTSTLLSGHIETPTQQIRHLEQLRQLQRAALDAGKAASITEFILLPFVGQEAPKPLRNRVGRDQPVLADALLLTAVARIYLGNWIANHQPSWVKLGLAGATQALTWGCNDIGGTLMEEHITSMAGAQGGTCMTVAQLQGAIASLGRPHRQRDTLYGDVSAVTGSTSDSTGYTASARQSRSHSFTA, from the coding sequence ATGGGCCTAATGGTTGAGGCGATCTTACAGAGTGCGATCGCAGGGGACGATATTTCTGCTGCGGCTGGGGAATGCCTATTGCGGCAGCGGGATCCGGCCATGGTCGCGGCCATTCGCAGCACGGCTGATGTCCTGCGGCGACGGCAGGCAGGCGATACCGTCACCTATGTGGTCAACCGTAATATCAACTACACCAACATCTGCGAGCAACACTGTAATTTCTGTGCCTTTCGCCGCGATGCCGGACAGGGCGGAGCCTACTGGTTAAGCTGGGAAACCATCTGGGCCAAGACCAGGGAAGCCGTGCAACAAGGAGCGACGGAAATTTGTATGCAGGGGGGCCTGAATCCTGAGGCCCAGATCGATGGATCTGCCTTGGCCTACTACCTGCAGCTGGCGCGGACAATCAAGGCGGAATTTCCCCAATTGCATCTGCATGGATTTTCCCCCCAGGAGGTGCAATTTATTGCCCGCCAGGACGACATCAGCTACAGCCAGGTGCTAGAGACGCTGCAGGAAGCCGGGGTCGGCTCCCTACCGGGCACAGCGGCAGAGGTGCTCGATGATTCGGTGCGGCGCATTCTCTGTCCAGAAAAAATCAATACGGCCACCTGGCTCGAGATCGTCGGCTTGGCCCATGAGATTGGCCTTCCTACGACGAGCACCCTGCTCTCGGGTCACATTGAGACGCCTACTCAGCAGATTCGGCACCTAGAGCAGTTACGGCAATTACAACGGGCCGCTCTGGACGCAGGGAAAGCGGCCTCGATCACAGAGTTTATTTTGCTACCCTTTGTGGGCCAGGAAGCGCCGAAGCCACTACGTAACCGGGTCGGTCGAGACCAGCCGGTGTTAGCCGATGCGCTATTGCTGACGGCAGTGGCTCGCATTTATTTGGGCAACTGGATCGCCAACCATCAGCCTAGTTGGGTGAAGCTAGGGCTGGCGGGGGCTACCCAGGCCCTGACCTGGGGCTGTAATGATATCGGCGGCACCCTGATGGAAGAGCACATCACCTCCATGGCCGGAGCCCAGGGGGGCACCTGTATGACAGTGGCTCAGTTGCAGGGTGCGATCGCATCGTTGGGTCGCCCCCATCGCCAGCGAGATACCCTTTATGGCGACGTCTCTGCCGTCACCGGGTCAACTTCCGACTCCACCGGATACACCGCCTCAGCCCGACAATCCCGCAGCCATAGCTTCACCGCCTGA
- a CDS encoding type II secretion system protein, producing MVYSLLIRAVARRPSSTSGFTLLEVLISMVIMGVLAALIYPTFMDMSRRAHYGKAKQAMGSVSKDLQLYRLENGQYPPEVAANVKPEGVINWPQTVPYDSSLDYDHWRVGGGRCYVQISFLGESNQKAYTDYQENVPPPAIQKFDDNLVFGVDSYECGLSGQGNVE from the coding sequence ATGGTGTATTCGCTACTTATCCGAGCCGTAGCTCGTCGTCCATCATCAACGTCGGGCTTTACCCTCCTGGAGGTGCTCATCTCCATGGTGATTATGGGAGTTTTAGCGGCGCTAATCTACCCTACCTTCATGGACATGAGTCGTCGCGCTCACTACGGCAAGGCTAAACAAGCGATGGGATCTGTCTCTAAGGATCTGCAGCTTTATCGTCTAGAGAACGGCCAGTACCCTCCTGAGGTTGCCGCCAATGTAAAGCCAGAGGGAGTCATCAACTGGCCTCAGACTGTTCCCTATGATTCCTCCCTAGACTATGACCATTGGCGCGTAGGCGGAGGACGTTGCTATGTGCAGATTAGCTTTCTAGGAGAGAGCAATCAAAAAGCGTACACCGACTATCAGGAGAATGTGCCACCGCCAGCCATTCAAAAATTTGACGACAATCTTGTCTTTGGAGTCGATAGTTATGAATGCGGTCTCTCGGGGCAAGGTAACGTCGAATGA
- a CDS encoding 4'-phosphopantetheinyl transferase family protein yields MPDLGAPPPYDVPDDQPWVHVWGLSLSQPPAAAQEWAHTLSQQEWQRAARFSQQCTGLDTSGVDPRTRFILSRGGLRYLLSRYLGAAANTLTFAYTDRGKPYLHLDNQPSSLHFNLSHAGNWVIYGIGDYPLGIDIEQIRSLKYLSGLIKRCLTPREQAQVSALDPMAAEYQFLRYWTGKEAYLKAIGEGLAYPMDAIEIEWTPLGLRNSEGYPLNEWGLHCWEPDQNYIAALVADYRCQVRWQSLLSNQASSP; encoded by the coding sequence ATGCCTGACCTCGGTGCTCCCCCTCCATACGATGTCCCTGATGATCAGCCTTGGGTGCACGTTTGGGGCCTATCCCTATCCCAGCCGCCTGCCGCCGCTCAGGAGTGGGCTCACACCCTCTCGCAGCAGGAATGGCAACGGGCGGCCCGATTCTCTCAGCAGTGCACCGGCCTCGATACATCTGGCGTCGATCCTCGCACCCGCTTTATCCTCAGCCGAGGTGGATTGCGATATCTGCTGAGCCGCTATCTTGGAGCAGCGGCTAACACTCTGACCTTTGCCTATACAGACCGAGGTAAACCCTATTTACACCTCGATAATCAGCCCAGCTCCCTGCATTTCAATCTCTCCCATGCCGGCAATTGGGTGATCTATGGCATCGGTGATTATCCCCTAGGCATCGATATCGAGCAGATCCGTTCCCTCAAGTATTTATCGGGGCTGATCAAGCGCTGCCTGACCCCCCGAGAACAGGCTCAGGTGTCTGCCCTCGATCCCATGGCTGCCGAGTACCAATTCTTACGGTACTGGACCGGTAAAGAGGCCTATCTCAAAGCCATTGGTGAGGGATTAGCTTATCCCATGGATGCCATTGAAATCGAATGGACCCCCCTGGGACTGAGAAATAGCGAAGGCTATCCCCTGAATGAGTGGGGGCTGCATTGCTGGGAGCCGGATCAGAACTACATCGCCGCTCTGGTAGCTGACTATCGCTGCCAGGTAAGGTGGCAATCACTATTATCCAATCAGGCAAGCTCTCCTTAG
- a CDS encoding TIGR04376 family protein — MGLFDDLSRFLEMRLDEFLRAHPHLELMALEEQLRGQEEDAIHLLGDLKQREKQLEEGILATAQEIQRWHGRIEKAKAANRQDLVKPAQEREAALLRQGNHLWGQMKGVKQQLDQTRQLQQRIHHKRAELKTKIAQAEAQRASQQAQTAANVGWNQSPYKTFSHPSSPSMDPLEETFRRWETEEELDELKRQMGK; from the coding sequence ATGGGGCTGTTTGATGATCTCAGTCGCTTTCTCGAGATGCGACTGGATGAATTTCTACGCGCTCATCCCCACCTAGAGCTGATGGCTTTAGAGGAGCAGCTGCGGGGCCAAGAAGAAGATGCCATTCATCTGTTGGGCGATTTAAAGCAACGGGAAAAGCAGCTGGAAGAGGGCATTCTGGCAACAGCCCAGGAGATACAACGGTGGCACGGGCGTATTGAGAAAGCCAAGGCTGCTAACCGGCAAGATCTAGTGAAACCAGCCCAAGAGCGGGAAGCCGCCCTACTGCGGCAAGGCAATCATCTCTGGGGTCAGATGAAAGGGGTGAAACAGCAGCTGGACCAGACCCGGCAATTGCAGCAGCGTATCCATCATAAGCGTGCTGAATTAAAAACCAAGATTGCCCAAGCAGAAGCCCAACGGGCCAGCCAACAAGCTCAAACAGCAGCGAATGTAGGGTGGAATCAGTCTCCCTATAAAACCTTCAGTCACCCCTCTAGCCCATCTATGGATCCCTTGGAAGAAACCTTCCGCCGCTGGGAAACGGAGGAAGAGTTAGACGAATTGAAACGACAAATGGGGAAATAG
- a CDS encoding cysteine dioxygenase family protein — translation MENHNWLVTGEADYSAFGTTETPACDGPGGPVFDHRIYRLYRFLTDLEDILETYPDDISRLKAITPLVRRLLISSYWLQLEYKEPSPETGWAVNFLYREHQYPLTVQMVTWRPGSQSTIHNHATWGLVALIGGQEKNRLWRRCPEPEHPHRIEPVTELTLNPGDIITFTPDAIHSVEPLGDTPTVSFNLYGVTDRSQRYQFDPQRQEAKLF, via the coding sequence ATGGAAAACCACAACTGGCTAGTGACCGGCGAGGCTGACTACTCTGCCTTTGGCACCACCGAGACTCCAGCATGCGATGGCCCTGGAGGGCCGGTCTTTGACCATCGCATCTATCGACTCTATCGGTTTCTGACGGATCTCGAAGACATTCTAGAGACCTACCCAGATGACATTAGTCGCCTCAAGGCCATCACTCCCCTGGTGCGGCGCCTGCTGATTAGCTCCTATTGGCTACAGCTAGAGTATAAAGAGCCCTCTCCAGAGACGGGTTGGGCCGTGAACTTCCTCTACCGGGAACACCAATATCCCCTAACCGTTCAGATGGTCACCTGGCGCCCCGGCAGTCAGTCCACCATCCATAACCACGCCACCTGGGGACTGGTGGCTCTGATTGGAGGCCAGGAGAAGAATCGGCTGTGGCGTCGTTGCCCAGAGCCAGAGCATCCCCACCGCATCGAACCCGTCACGGAGCTGACGCTCAATCCAGGTGACATCATCACCTTCACCCCAGACGCCATTCACAGCGTCGAACCCCTAGGCGATACCCCCACCGTATCCTTCAACCTCTATGGCGTCACCGACCGCAGCCAACGTTACCAGTTTGATCCCCAGCGCCAAGAGGCCAAGCTGTTTTAG
- a CDS encoding formylglycine-generating enzyme family protein — protein sequence MATVLALVACGDSPTTISRSRCEAQPGFVFIASGDFVAGSDEAERAMAYRLSAQALGDDPKAVAAAEVSLRQQGWFDREPQRRSQFLAGFCMQRHLVTQADYAAFVADTGHRAPDISEADYEAQGFLVHPYETVRDYRWQDRSPPADLTNHPVVLVSYDDALAYARWQGQQDGVSYRLPTALEWEKAARGTDGRYFPWGNTWQAEATNWAGVPPQGTSAVGSFSDTSPYGVTDMAGNVFEFTSTLRQGGQESVMKGCSWDDLPGFCRAAYRHDRPVSSRHILFGFRLVLE from the coding sequence ATGGCGACGGTATTGGCCTTAGTCGCCTGTGGTGATAGCCCAACTACCATATCTCGATCTCGCTGTGAGGCGCAGCCTGGATTTGTGTTTATTGCGTCAGGCGACTTTGTCGCCGGTAGCGATGAGGCTGAGCGGGCTATGGCTTATCGCCTGTCAGCTCAGGCGCTGGGCGATGACCCCAAGGCGGTTGCAGCTGCAGAAGTCTCTTTGCGGCAGCAGGGGTGGTTCGACAGAGAGCCACAACGCCGCTCTCAGTTTCTGGCTGGATTCTGCATGCAGCGGCACCTGGTGACCCAAGCTGACTATGCTGCTTTCGTGGCAGATACCGGCCATCGGGCCCCAGATATCTCAGAGGCTGATTACGAAGCGCAGGGATTTTTGGTGCATCCCTATGAGACAGTACGGGACTACCGTTGGCAGGATCGCAGTCCCCCCGCTGACTTGACCAACCATCCAGTGGTGCTGGTGTCCTATGATGATGCCCTGGCCTACGCCCGTTGGCAGGGGCAACAGGATGGGGTCAGTTATCGCCTGCCGACGGCGCTGGAGTGGGAGAAGGCGGCCCGTGGCACCGATGGCCGCTACTTTCCCTGGGGGAATACGTGGCAGGCTGAGGCTACCAACTGGGCTGGGGTGCCGCCCCAAGGTACCAGTGCGGTAGGCAGTTTTTCGGATACGAGTCCCTATGGCGTCACTGACATGGCTGGCAATGTATTTGAATTTACCTCAACCCTGCGGCAGGGAGGCCAGGAAAGCGTGATGAAGGGCTGTTCTTGGGACGATTTACCGGGGTTTTGCCGGGCTGCCTATCGCCATGACCGACCGGTATCCTCCCGTCATATCCTATTCGGATTTCGCTTAGTTTTAGAGTGA
- a CDS encoding DUF262 domain-containing protein, whose translation MTVVPIVMPEQSPIESELIIDHTDDDSPLDVAPDKRRVKTEKQDLPVETLVSWVNRGKLNLQPDFQRNFVWDSGKASRLIESLLLEIPIPVIYLSEETNRTYSVVDGQQRLTSICSFVNGTFPSGQDFRLSGLKVLTELNRKSFSNLSLELQEEILNFTLRLIIIEQESDPDVKFEVFERLNLGAEKLNDQEVRNCVYRGNYNELLQELAQNPHMLKIMRSEHPHPRMADRQLILRFFAMWRNTHHNYKSPFKRFLNTEMECHRQLKDPELEKMRAVFESSIAMADAVFGEHACRRFNVGNAYNPNGDWESKRLNVALWDTLLYTFSYYTREQMLPIADRVREEFLDLMTYDKTFVEYISSSTDKPERLQYRAETWRQRLDSLIGLPSGQESGQFSIALKETLLERHPTCHICWKPIEQVDDAVIAHIPNYWRQQDYLPENARLDHRFCHKSRS comes from the coding sequence ATGACCGTTGTCCCCATTGTTATGCCTGAGCAGAGCCCGATCGAGTCCGAGTTGATCATCGACCACACTGACGATGACAGTCCCCTAGACGTTGCCCCCGACAAACGGCGAGTCAAGACCGAAAAACAGGATTTACCAGTCGAAACGCTGGTGAGTTGGGTCAACCGGGGTAAGCTCAACCTGCAGCCCGATTTCCAACGAAATTTTGTTTGGGACAGCGGTAAAGCCAGCCGGCTGATTGAATCCCTGCTGCTGGAAATTCCGATTCCCGTCATTTATCTTTCTGAGGAAACGAATCGTACCTATTCCGTCGTTGATGGTCAACAGCGGCTGACCAGCATCTGCTCCTTCGTCAACGGCACCTTTCCCAGTGGTCAGGACTTCCGGCTATCGGGCTTGAAGGTGTTGACAGAACTGAACCGAAAATCTTTCAGTAACCTGTCCCTAGAGCTGCAGGAGGAAATTCTCAACTTCACCCTGCGGTTGATCATCATCGAGCAAGAGTCCGATCCGGATGTCAAGTTCGAAGTCTTTGAGCGACTCAACTTAGGCGCCGAAAAGCTGAATGATCAAGAGGTGCGCAACTGTGTTTATCGGGGGAACTATAACGAGTTATTGCAGGAACTCGCCCAGAATCCCCACATGCTCAAGATCATGCGCTCTGAACACCCCCATCCTCGCATGGCTGATCGGCAGCTGATTCTGCGCTTTTTCGCCATGTGGCGTAACACTCACCATAACTACAAGAGCCCCTTCAAACGGTTTCTCAATACCGAAATGGAGTGCCATCGCCAGCTAAAAGACCCAGAGCTTGAGAAAATGCGAGCCGTCTTCGAGAGCTCCATTGCCATGGCGGATGCCGTATTTGGGGAGCATGCCTGTCGTCGCTTCAATGTGGGTAATGCCTACAATCCCAATGGCGACTGGGAAAGTAAACGCCTCAATGTTGCCCTATGGGATACGCTGCTGTATACCTTCAGCTATTACACGCGGGAGCAGATGCTGCCCATTGCCGATCGGGTGCGGGAAGAGTTCCTAGACTTGATGACCTACGACAAGACCTTTGTCGAATACATCAGTAGCAGCACTGACAAACCAGAGCGGCTCCAGTATCGGGCTGAGACCTGGCGGCAACGCCTCGATTCCCTCATCGGGCTCCCCAGTGGTCAGGAATCCGGTCAGTTCTCCATAGCGCTAAAGGAGACCCTGCTGGAGCGTCATCCCACCTGCCATATCTGCTGGAAACCTATTGAGCAAGTTGATGATGCTGTCATCGCCCATATTCCCAACTATTGGCGCCAGCAAGACTATCTGCCAGAGAATGCCCGATTAGATCACCGATTTTGTCACAAATCGCGCTCCTAG
- the proX gene encoding glycine betaine/L-proline ABC transporter substrate-binding protein ProX produces the protein MKFALNLPTLPVGRGLAMATAATVLTAGVTACNQATDTAPTDGEEQAESVPMPGEGVSVTPAYSVLEELFQTEVVNIGLEQLGYEVEDGKELEYATMHVDIANGGIDYTAVHWEQLHSDFFENSGGDDQLERMGVIIDNVLQGYLIDKATAEEYDITSIEQLQDPEIAALFDTDGDGQANLTGCNPGWGCELVIEHHLDAYDLRETVQHDQGQYLALMADTITRFEQGEPILYYTWTPLWVSGVLTPGEDVEWLEVPYTDLPEEQGDVTAEDTTAEGKNLGFAVDQIRILSNDQFVEENLAAARLFELVTIPIEDVSAQNQLMRDGEDSPADIRAHAEEWIADNQETFDGWVEEARAAGAQAMQ, from the coding sequence ATGAAATTTGCATTGAATTTACCCACGTTACCAGTTGGCCGCGGGTTGGCCATGGCCACGGCTGCCACCGTGCTGACGGCAGGCGTAACGGCGTGTAACCAAGCCACAGATACTGCTCCGACAGACGGGGAAGAACAGGCTGAATCCGTCCCCATGCCAGGCGAAGGCGTCAGCGTTACCCCCGCTTATTCTGTGTTGGAGGAATTATTTCAAACCGAAGTGGTCAATATTGGCCTAGAACAGCTTGGCTATGAGGTGGAGGATGGCAAGGAATTAGAATATGCCACCATGCACGTAGATATTGCCAATGGCGGCATTGACTACACGGCGGTCCACTGGGAGCAGTTGCACAGTGACTTCTTTGAAAATAGCGGGGGTGATGACCAGCTGGAGCGCATGGGCGTCATCATCGACAATGTCTTACAGGGATATTTGATCGATAAGGCCACGGCAGAGGAGTATGACATCACCTCTATAGAGCAGCTTCAGGATCCCGAGATTGCCGCCCTGTTTGACACCGATGGCGATGGTCAGGCCAACCTGACAGGCTGCAACCCTGGCTGGGGCTGTGAACTGGTGATTGAGCATCATCTCGATGCCTATGATCTCAGAGAGACCGTGCAGCATGACCAGGGTCAGTATCTTGCCCTGATGGCAGATACGATTACTCGGTTTGAGCAGGGTGAACCGATTCTCTATTACACTTGGACGCCCCTATGGGTCAGTGGTGTACTCACCCCTGGCGAAGATGTGGAATGGTTAGAGGTCCCTTATACCGATTTGCCAGAGGAGCAAGGCGACGTTACCGCAGAAGACACCACCGCTGAGGGGAAAAACCTGGGGTTTGCCGTCGATCAGATCCGGATTTTGTCGAATGACCAATTTGTAGAGGAGAATCTAGCAGCGGCTCGTCTGTTTGAGTTGGTGACGATTCCCATCGAGGATGTTAGCGCCCAGAACCAGCTAATGCGGGATGGGGAAGATTCTCCAGCCGACATCCGCGCTCACGCGGAAGAGTGGATCGCCGATAATCAAGAGACCTTTGACGGCTGGGTCGAGGAAGCTCGGGCGGCTGGAGCCCAAGCGATGCAGTAG
- a CDS encoding ABC transporter permease, whose amino-acid sequence MNPLVELLNWLFLNRSTEMLPLADWIETGVGWVVDNFRWIFQLIRWPVGQVLNGIETFFQSVPPVLFIGVLVLIAWQFAGRGVAIFTLIAMLLTGAMGAWNESMTTLSLVVTAVVLCTVIGIPLGITAARSERFEQIIRPILDAMQTLPAFVYLVPVVMLFGTGKVPGVIVTFIFAVPPLIRLTNIGIRQVSKETVEAALAFGSTPRQVLWEVQVPLAMPTILAGVNQSIMLALSMVVIASLIAVEGLGQMVNRGIGRLDVGLAAVGGLGIVLMAIVLDRITQAIGHPPQDGLDWADRGLVGFIRHRFLGQQPSPARIR is encoded by the coding sequence ATGAATCCTCTCGTAGAGCTCCTGAACTGGTTATTTCTCAACCGATCCACCGAAATGTTGCCCTTGGCCGACTGGATCGAAACCGGTGTGGGCTGGGTGGTCGATAATTTTCGTTGGATCTTCCAGCTCATCCGTTGGCCGGTAGGGCAGGTCCTCAACGGTATTGAGACATTTTTCCAATCGGTGCCTCCGGTTTTATTCATCGGGGTGCTGGTGCTTATAGCCTGGCAGTTTGCCGGTCGAGGCGTTGCCATCTTCACCCTGATTGCCATGCTGCTAACTGGGGCCATGGGCGCCTGGAACGAGTCTATGACGACCCTCTCCCTGGTCGTTACCGCCGTGGTACTCTGCACTGTCATTGGTATTCCCCTGGGCATCACCGCCGCTCGCAGCGAACGCTTCGAGCAAATCATTCGGCCGATTCTAGATGCCATGCAGACCCTGCCAGCATTCGTCTATTTGGTTCCCGTGGTGATGTTATTTGGCACTGGTAAGGTACCGGGGGTGATCGTTACCTTCATCTTTGCCGTGCCGCCGTTGATTCGCTTGACCAACATCGGCATTCGCCAAGTTTCTAAAGAAACCGTTGAAGCTGCCCTGGCCTTTGGTTCAACGCCACGGCAGGTGCTTTGGGAGGTGCAAGTTCCCCTGGCCATGCCGACTATCTTGGCCGGCGTGAACCAGTCCATCATGTTGGCCCTGTCTATGGTAGTGATTGCCTCGCTAATTGCCGTTGAGGGACTAGGACAGATGGTAAACCGCGGCATTGGCCGCTTGGATGTGGGTCTAGCGGCCGTCGGCGGGCTTGGTATTGTGTTGATGGCCATTGTCTTGGATCGAATTACCCAAGCCATCGGCCATCCACCCCAGGATGGATTGGATTGGGCAGACCGGGGGCTAGTTGGTTTCATTCGTCATCGATTTCTGGGCCAGCAGCCTTCACCTGCCCGCATCCGCTAA
- a CDS encoding quaternary amine ABC transporter ATP-binding protein has translation MPNPKPKIQIENLVKIYGKDPQHALKLFREGGNRDEIFTATGHVLGIADVSLSITEGELFVVMGLSGSGKSTLVRCLNRLIPVTSGHVYVDGEDIVNVDKKRLREVRRTKMSMVFQRFGLFPHKTVAENVEYGLKVQGMGADERHDKAIQTLEVVGLAKWADYAPDSLSGGMQQRVGLARALATDAPIMLMDEAFGALDPLIRRDMQDELLRLQRELKKTIVFISHDIQEALKLGDRVAVMKDGYLVQVGTPEELVTQPADEYIRDFIQDVNRAQVLKTGSIVRQTVPFILGQDSLRSALDEMHQHQRHDMFVVDRHGKPVGYVTASQLEEAQQQGLEDITTVMVKDFPKAEATATLEEIFHLCHSPQPLAVVGHDGKFKGMVQHSDIFSSIGRLSEVKTEAPISQVVEQSPQMAVS, from the coding sequence ATGCCTAATCCAAAACCTAAGATTCAGATTGAAAATCTAGTCAAAATCTACGGGAAAGATCCCCAACACGCTTTGAAGCTATTTCGTGAGGGGGGCAATCGAGACGAAATTTTTACAGCTACAGGCCATGTCTTAGGCATTGCCGATGTCTCACTCTCCATTACCGAGGGAGAGCTATTCGTAGTGATGGGTTTATCTGGCTCTGGTAAATCGACCCTGGTCCGCTGCCTCAACCGTCTCATCCCCGTGACCAGCGGCCATGTGTATGTCGACGGCGAAGATATTGTCAACGTCGATAAAAAGCGGCTACGGGAAGTGCGACGCACCAAAATGTCCATGGTGTTCCAGCGCTTCGGCCTGTTTCCCCACAAAACCGTGGCCGAAAACGTTGAATACGGCCTTAAGGTTCAGGGCATGGGAGCCGATGAGCGCCACGACAAAGCTATACAAACCTTAGAAGTCGTGGGGTTAGCAAAGTGGGCCGACTATGCTCCTGACTCCCTCAGTGGCGGTATGCAACAACGGGTCGGCCTAGCTAGAGCCCTAGCCACCGACGCTCCGATTATGCTGATGGATGAGGCCTTCGGCGCCCTCGACCCCCTGATTCGTCGCGACATGCAGGATGAGCTGTTGCGACTACAACGGGAGCTGAAGAAAACCATTGTTTTCATCAGTCACGATATTCAGGAAGCCCTGAAGCTAGGCGATCGAGTCGCCGTCATGAAGGACGGTTACCTAGTGCAGGTGGGTACTCCTGAGGAACTAGTGACTCAACCCGCCGACGAGTATATCCGTGACTTCATCCAAGACGTCAATCGGGCTCAGGTTCTTAAGACAGGGTCAATCGTGCGACAGACCGTGCCGTTCATCCTGGGGCAAGATTCATTGCGCTCTGCCCTAGACGAGATGCACCAGCACCAACGCCACGATATGTTTGTAGTCGATCGCCACGGCAAGCCCGTGGGATATGTCACTGCCAGTCAGCTAGAAGAGGCCCAGCAACAGGGCTTAGAGGACATCACCACCGTGATGGTCAAAGATTTTCCTAAAGCTGAAGCCACCGCCACCCTAGAAGAGATCTTCCACCTCTGCCATTCGCCTCAACCCTTAGCGGTGGTTGGCCATGACGGCAAATTCAAAGGCATGGTGCAGCATTCTGATATCTTCTCCAGCATTGGTCGCCTGAGTGAGGTAAAGACTGAAGCGCCCATCTCTCAGGTCGTCGAACAGTCACCACAGATGGCAGTGTCCTAA